The following coding sequences are from one Arcobacter nitrofigilis DSM 7299 window:
- the nrfD gene encoding NrfD/PsrC family molybdoenzyme membrane anchor subunit — MDNAQHFLTLISSITIEKPWGIDIPNYFWFTGSSAAAFIISSFAHVFGWKKYKPIAGISLLMAFVLLVAAPLNLLDDLRQPGRVLNFFLYGWEDFPTSPMKWGVLLLMAYPILIFFEAQAMYRAYFVKKANESKGLSRFFNKLFTFGNMSLSEESLEKDHKKGFILGAIGIPLALCVHGYTGYILGAVHANVMWHTPLMPIIFLASAMVSGTGLLVILIPLFQRFLSERKKVDTDMVATLARLLSWFIISDLVMRFLWLTFSLTFANGEKYALYSYFSIHFEDTLWIDYVLCLFVPLIIGFTRLRYIPAVVYFGGIVTAIGVWIFRWNTVIGGQEIPRTTPGFLHYTPPMFGQDSVITVLSNWGILFALICAVLLIFPWDEEMKDCYEGAEDAK, encoded by the coding sequence ATGGATAATGCACAACATTTTTTAACTCTAATTTCTTCTATTACTATAGAAAAACCTTGGGGAATTGATATTCCAAATTATTTTTGGTTTACAGGAAGTTCAGCTGCGGCATTTATTATCTCAAGTTTTGCACATGTTTTTGGTTGGAAAAAATATAAACCAATCGCTGGAATATCTCTACTTATGGCTTTTGTTTTACTTGTAGCTGCTCCACTTAATTTGTTAGATGACTTAAGACAACCAGGAAGAGTTTTAAACTTCTTTTTATATGGTTGGGAAGACTTTCCAACTTCACCAATGAAATGGGGTGTATTGCTTCTTATGGCATATCCTATACTTATCTTTTTTGAGGCACAGGCGATGTATAGAGCCTATTTTGTAAAAAAAGCAAATGAGTCAAAAGGTTTAAGTAGATTTTTTAATAAATTATTCACTTTTGGGAATATGAGTTTAAGTGAAGAATCTTTGGAAAAAGATCATAAAAAAGGTTTTATTTTAGGAGCTATAGGGATACCATTGGCTCTTTGTGTTCATGGATATACAGGATATATTTTAGGAGCTGTTCATGCAAATGTTATGTGGCATACTCCTTTGATGCCTATCATATTCTTAGCTTCAGCTATGGTTTCTGGTACTGGGTTACTTGTTATTTTAATTCCACTTTTTCAAAGATTTTTATCAGAACGTAAAAAAGTAGATACTGATATGGTAGCAACTTTAGCAAGATTACTCTCTTGGTTTATTATTTCTGATCTTGTTATGAGATTTTTATGGCTTACTTTCTCTTTGACTTTTGCAAATGGAGAAAAATACGCACTTTATAGTTATTTTAGTATTCATTTTGAAGATACACTTTGGATTGATTATGTTTTATGCTTATTTGTACCATTAATTATTGGCTTTACAAGATTAAGATATATTCCAGCGGTTGTTTATTTCGGTGGTATAGTTACTGCTATTGGTGTTTGGATATTTAGATGGAATACAGTTATTGGAGGGCAAGAGATACCTCGAACTACTCCTGGATTTTTACATTATACTCCACCAATGTTTGGACAAGATAGTGTAATTACTGTACTTTCAAACTGGGGTATTTTATTTGCGCTTATTTGTGCAGTATTATTAATATTCCCTTGGGATGAAGAGATGAAAGATTGTTATGAAGGAGCAGAAGATGCAAAATAG
- the dsrO gene encoding sulfate reduction electron transfer complex DsrMKJOP subunit DsrO, which yields MSSKNSRRDFLQKGLTTTAFTMIASTSANAFSMKIPGRDNNDTRHIGQKGKHFVMVLDLRKCIGCQACTSVCRIENEVPSGQFRTFVTETEMGEFPDVRKGFLPQLCNHCENPACVPVCPTGATFKREDGIVVVDNEICWGCGYCISACPYDKRYFNKKTRTADKCNFCAQRVDKGLLPACVETCVGGARVFGDINDKNSDVYKLMSNFSTTVLKESEGTKPQTFYINLDSKLEELFSTTQSLDDMVKTEEGFEKEWQKARMEAHNHG from the coding sequence ATGTCTTCAAAAAATTCAAGAAGGGATTTCTTGCAAAAAGGGCTTACAACTACAGCATTTACGATGATTGCTAGTACTAGTGCAAACGCTTTTTCAATGAAAATTCCCGGTCGTGATAATAATGATACTAGACATATTGGTCAAAAAGGTAAACATTTTGTTATGGTATTAGATTTGAGAAAATGTATAGGATGTCAAGCCTGTACATCTGTTTGTAGAATAGAAAATGAAGTACCAAGTGGACAGTTTAGAACATTTGTAACAGAGACAGAAATGGGTGAATTTCCAGATGTAAGAAAGGGTTTTTTACCACAACTATGTAATCACTGTGAAAATCCAGCTTGTGTTCCTGTTTGTCCAACTGGTGCCACTTTTAAAAGAGAAGATGGAATTGTAGTTGTAGATAATGAAATTTGTTGGGGTTGTGGTTACTGTATTAGTGCCTGTCCTTACGATAAAAGATACTTCAATAAAAAAACAAGAACAGCTGATAAATGTAATTTCTGTGCACAAAGAGTAGATAAAGGTTTACTCCCTGCTTGTGTAGAGACCTGTGTGGGTGGAGCCAGAGTTTTTGGTGATATCAACGATAAAAACTCAGATGTATATAAACTTATGAGTAATTTTTCAACGACAGTATTAAAAGAGTCAGAAGGAACAAAACCCCAAACTTTTTATATCAATCTTGATTCAAAATTAGAAGAATTATTTTCTACAACTCAAAGTCTAGATGATATGGTGAAAACAGAAGAGGGCTTTGAAAAAGAATGGCAAAAAGCTAGAATGGAGGCACACAATCATGGATAA